In Nitrospira sp., one genomic interval encodes:
- a CDS encoding P-II family nitrogen regulator, whose amino-acid sequence MKLIEAIVKPFKLDEVKDALLEIGIQGMTVTEVKGFGRQKGHKETYRGQEYTIEFVPKVKIEVAVNDGQVQRVLETITRAAKTGSIGDGKIFVRDLTSAVRIRTGETGESAL is encoded by the coding sequence ATGAAACTAATCGAAGCCATCGTCAAACCCTTCAAGCTTGACGAGGTGAAGGATGCCCTATTGGAGATCGGCATCCAGGGTATGACCGTCACGGAGGTCAAGGGATTCGGCCGTCAGAAGGGGCATAAGGAAACCTACCGCGGCCAAGAGTACACCATCGAATTCGTGCCGAAAGTGAAAATCGAAGTGGCGGTCAACGACGGGCAGGTTCAGCGTGTCCTGGAAACGATCACCCGGGCGGCAAAGACCGGCAGCATCGGGGATGGCAAAATTTTCGTGCGCGACCTGACGTCGGCCGTTCGGATTCGGACCGGCGAAACAGGAGAAAGCGCCCTGTAA
- a CDS encoding ammonium transporter, whose translation MGSAFGAAQAYAQSAPLKVDTGDTAWVLISSAFVLAMLVPGLALFYGGLVRSKNVLGTIMQSMIILSVVSVLWILVGYSLAFGPDQGGMIGGLDWIGLRGVGAEPHPVYAPTIPHQAFMLFQLMFAAISPALITGAFAERKRFTSVVLFAALWSLLVYVPLAHWIWGGGWLAKLGALDFAGGAVIHISSGAAALVCALVLGQRRGYGTDYMAPHNLPMTLLGTGFLWFGWFGFNGGSALGANSVAVSAIIATHVAAATGAMAWCGAEWAHRGKPTVLGVASGAVAGLATVTAAAGYISPLFGILIGAVAGLACYGAIVWKGRFGYDDSLDVVGIHGVGGVIGIVATGLFADKAVNPSGADGLLFGNPGFLGVQLLVALVTAAFTVIGTFAILKLVDSLTGLRVSSEEEATGLDLSQHNERAYS comes from the coding sequence ATGGGCTCGGCCTTCGGGGCGGCGCAGGCCTATGCACAGAGTGCACCGCTCAAGGTCGATACGGGAGATACGGCGTGGGTGTTGATATCCTCGGCGTTCGTGCTGGCGATGCTCGTGCCGGGCTTGGCGCTGTTTTACGGGGGGTTGGTCAGGAGCAAGAACGTCCTGGGGACGATCATGCAGAGCATGATCATTCTCAGCGTCGTGAGTGTCCTCTGGATCTTGGTGGGGTACAGTCTGGCCTTCGGTCCCGATCAGGGCGGTATGATCGGCGGGTTGGACTGGATCGGGCTCAGGGGCGTCGGGGCCGAACCGCATCCGGTTTATGCCCCAACTATTCCGCACCAGGCCTTTATGTTGTTTCAATTGATGTTCGCGGCCATCTCACCCGCCTTGATTACCGGCGCCTTCGCGGAGCGTAAGCGCTTCACCTCAGTGGTGCTGTTTGCGGCCCTGTGGTCCCTGCTGGTCTACGTGCCGCTGGCCCATTGGATATGGGGCGGCGGTTGGCTGGCTAAGCTGGGTGCGTTGGATTTTGCCGGGGGCGCGGTGATTCACATCAGCTCCGGAGCTGCGGCACTGGTCTGTGCCCTCGTGCTGGGGCAGCGGCGGGGATACGGTACCGACTACATGGCACCGCACAATTTGCCGATGACGCTGCTTGGGACAGGGTTCCTCTGGTTCGGCTGGTTCGGTTTCAATGGTGGAAGCGCGTTGGGGGCCAATAGCGTGGCGGTGTCGGCTATTATCGCCACCCATGTGGCCGCGGCCACCGGGGCGATGGCTTGGTGCGGAGCCGAGTGGGCTCACCGTGGGAAGCCGACCGTGTTGGGCGTCGCGAGCGGCGCCGTGGCAGGGCTGGCGACGGTGACGGCGGCAGCCGGCTACATCAGCCCCTTGTTCGGCATTCTGATCGGTGCGGTCGCCGGCCTGGCCTGTTATGGCGCGATTGTTTGGAAGGGGCGATTCGGCTATGATGACTCGCTTGACGTCGTGGGGATCCACGGGGTCGGGGGGGTGATCGGGATCGTGGCCACCGGGCTTTTTGCGGATAAGGCCGTCAACCCAAGCGGAGCCGACGGGTTGTTGTTCGGGAATCCCGGTTTCCTGGGCGTCCAACTCCTTGTCGCGTTGGTTACGGCGGCCTTCACGGTCATCGGCACCTTCGCCATCCTCAAACTGGTCGATTCTCTGACGGGGCTCCGAGTGTCCTCGGAGGAAGAAGCCACCGGCCTCGATTTGAGTCAGCATAACGAACGGGCCTATTCGTGA
- the glnD gene encoding [protein-PII] uridylyltransferase, with protein MSHALDAGSPLLHEAGALLPADLLAEQRQAIQQRLLAGASGDEVVNATTDLVDGLIIGRYRTAARAGGEGLTTVGFHHCCLVALGGYGRRELAPHSDIDLMFLFHPDAAKAMPDLVKQVLHPLWDSGFQVGHSVRTIQDCVELGLADLTVRTSMMEARFLAGSAELFQQFHARYAHKVVSTGFDAYLEQKVTERQREYQKFGETVYLLEPNVKKSKGGLRDLHLLQWIGAARYHAPTIRELSDRGILSPVDYHTIKDAREFLLRVRACLHVRAGMAQEILTFDDQVWLAQHWGFTDRPHLLAVEQFMQQYYRHTMGLHVASMRFVDRCRRRSVWQRLSRWRPATKIDRHFLVEDEALTVPKESRAQVLAQPAALVTLFDLARSRNLNIDPSLLEDIHRHAETLSPERFHTPEVGRTFMSILAGPGTARTLEAMHRAHLLEKLVPAFSRVRGLMQFNQYHKYTVDEHSLLAVGKAEALAEHQGALGEVYREIKRKDLLHLAVLLHDLGKGHEEDHSEVGKRLAEETAARLGFDERERATLMFLVHRHLLMAHTAFRRDPYDEKVLRPFVREVGTPEVLRKLLALTAADIAAVGPDVLTKWKESLLVELYGRAMQEVSGERDRADGPERLARVATEVMHQREAVTDLPEDDRWIRGELEQFPPRYLSGTAPRRIAAHLTAIRRLQPGGVVIDTEFHADLGTCEYAVVAHDDLIPGLFSKIAGVMAASGLQILDAQIVTRQDGVAVDTFQVTDPDYQGAPPAERRESIADTITEVLTGRQSIESVMRRGSRLNMGRSLPVHRQPAEVRIDNETSDRFTILDVFAEDRQGLLFVITNAIFQLGLSVHASRISTRLDQVADVFYVTAEGGTKIDDPVRLEAVRAGILGKIEAFLTVDAA; from the coding sequence ATGTCGCACGCGTTGGATGCGGGGTCGCCCTTGTTGCATGAAGCGGGAGCGTTGCTGCCGGCCGACCTTCTTGCCGAACAGCGGCAGGCGATTCAGCAGCGCTTGTTGGCTGGAGCCTCCGGCGATGAAGTGGTGAACGCCACCACCGACCTTGTCGACGGGTTGATCATCGGACGGTATCGCACCGCGGCGCGAGCCGGCGGTGAAGGCCTCACGACGGTCGGGTTTCACCATTGTTGCCTGGTCGCGCTGGGGGGCTATGGGCGCCGGGAATTGGCGCCCCATTCGGACATCGATCTCATGTTCCTGTTCCATCCGGACGCGGCCAAGGCGATGCCCGACCTGGTGAAGCAGGTGCTCCATCCCCTGTGGGACAGCGGATTTCAAGTCGGGCACAGCGTACGGACGATTCAGGATTGCGTGGAATTGGGGTTGGCCGATCTGACCGTGCGTACCTCCATGATGGAGGCGCGGTTCCTCGCCGGGAGCGCCGAGCTGTTCCAGCAGTTCCATGCCCGCTACGCTCACAAGGTCGTCTCCACCGGGTTCGACGCCTATTTGGAGCAGAAAGTTACGGAACGGCAGCGGGAGTATCAGAAGTTCGGCGAGACCGTGTATCTGTTGGAGCCCAACGTCAAAAAAAGCAAGGGAGGACTGCGCGATCTGCATCTCCTCCAATGGATCGGGGCTGCACGTTATCACGCACCGACGATTCGCGAACTCTCCGACCGTGGCATCCTGTCTCCGGTGGACTATCACACGATCAAGGACGCGAGGGAGTTTCTCTTGCGCGTGCGCGCCTGCCTCCATGTTCGGGCGGGAATGGCGCAGGAGATTCTGACGTTCGACGATCAGGTGTGGTTAGCGCAGCATTGGGGCTTCACCGATCGGCCCCATCTGCTCGCCGTCGAGCAGTTCATGCAGCAATACTATCGGCATACGATGGGGCTGCACGTCGCGTCGATGCGGTTCGTCGATCGTTGTCGCCGTCGTTCTGTGTGGCAGCGTTTGAGCCGGTGGAGGCCGGCGACGAAGATTGATCGGCACTTTCTCGTCGAGGATGAAGCCTTGACCGTGCCGAAGGAATCGCGTGCGCAGGTGTTGGCCCAACCGGCAGCCTTGGTGACTTTGTTCGACCTGGCTCGGTCGCGCAATTTGAACATCGATCCCTCGTTGCTGGAAGACATCCATCGCCATGCGGAAACGCTGTCGCCCGAACGATTCCATACGCCGGAAGTCGGCCGCACGTTCATGTCGATCCTGGCGGGACCGGGCACGGCGCGGACCTTGGAGGCGATGCATCGCGCCCACCTGTTGGAAAAGTTGGTGCCCGCGTTCTCACGCGTACGGGGCCTCATGCAGTTCAACCAGTACCACAAGTACACGGTCGATGAGCATAGCCTGCTGGCTGTCGGCAAGGCCGAGGCATTAGCGGAGCATCAGGGCGCGCTGGGCGAAGTCTATCGGGAGATCAAGCGAAAGGACCTCCTCCATCTCGCCGTGCTATTGCATGATTTGGGAAAGGGACATGAGGAAGACCATAGCGAAGTCGGCAAGCGACTGGCGGAAGAGACGGCGGCGCGCCTCGGTTTCGATGAGCGCGAGCGCGCGACGTTGATGTTTCTCGTACATCGGCATCTGCTCATGGCCCATACGGCCTTTCGGCGCGACCCGTACGACGAGAAGGTGTTGCGGCCGTTTGTCCGTGAGGTGGGTACGCCGGAAGTCTTGCGCAAGCTCTTGGCCTTGACCGCTGCCGACATTGCCGCCGTTGGCCCGGATGTGTTGACCAAGTGGAAGGAATCGTTGCTCGTGGAGCTGTACGGCCGCGCCATGCAGGAGGTGTCCGGCGAACGAGACAGGGCCGATGGGCCGGAACGCCTGGCCAGGGTTGCTACCGAGGTGATGCACCAACGGGAAGCGGTGACGGACTTGCCGGAGGACGACAGGTGGATTCGTGGGGAGTTGGAACAGTTTCCTCCACGCTACCTCTCTGGCACCGCGCCGCGGCGCATCGCCGCCCATCTGACCGCGATTCGTCGTCTCCAGCCGGGGGGGGTGGTGATTGACACGGAATTTCATGCCGACCTGGGTACGTGCGAATACGCCGTGGTGGCGCATGACGACCTAATTCCCGGGCTGTTCTCCAAGATCGCCGGGGTCATGGCGGCGAGCGGGTTGCAGATTCTCGACGCGCAGATCGTGACGCGACAGGATGGCGTGGCGGTCGATACCTTCCAGGTGACCGATCCGGATTATCAGGGGGCTCCGCCCGCCGAACGGCGAGAGTCGATTGCCGACACGATTACGGAGGTCTTGACGGGGCGCCAGTCGATCGAGTCGGTGATGCGACGCGGATCCAGGCTCAATATGGGCCGATCACTCCCGGTCCATCGGCAGCCTGCGGAGGTGCGGATCGACAATGAAACGTCCGACCGCTTCACCATCTTGGATGTATTCGCGGAGGACCGGCAGGGGTTGCTCTTCGTCATCACCAACGCTATCTTCCAGCTGGGGTTGTCGGTTCACGCCTCGCGTATTTCCACCAGATTGGACCAGGTGGCAGACGTGTTTTATGTGACTGCGGAGGGCGGCACGAAGATCGACGATCCGGTTCGTCTGGAAGCGGTGCGCGCGGGGATTCTCGGCAAGATCGAAGCGTTTCTCACTGTGGATGCAGCATAG
- a CDS encoding NAD+ synthase — MRVCRIAMAQMNPTVGDLSGNVRRIVTWIRQARQAQADLVAFPELAITGYPPEDLLFKPRFIDDTARALQAVAAEARGVAVIVGYVGRETVTASGGEHPTSLQTTGRHDLYNAAAVLCERRIAASYGKRHLPNYGVFDESRYFRPGQRLPLLVLNGTTIGVNICEDIWFPEGPTRLQAAAGAEVIININASPFHMGKGVIREQMLATRARDNRVIVTYTNTVGGQDELVFDGGSLIVDHSGAILARGKAFQEDLLIADLDVAAVGRARLAAGRKRSLPPRVASLIDRIELRLPARKSRSIIVPALESHLDRVDEAYRALVLGVQDYVRKNGFKRVVIGLSGGVDSALTAAIAVDALGADNVLGVFMPSPYTSRASREDVADLGRRLHIQVDTLSITSTFKSYLRTLAKSFKGHRPDATEENLQARIRGNLLMAYSNKFGHLVLTTGNKSEMSVGYATLYGDMAGGFAVIKDVPKTMVYELSHRRNAQGAIPVIPKRILERAPTAELRPDQKDEDSLPPYAVLDPILKAYVEEDRGPEDIVAMGFDQATVARVIAMVDRSEYKRRQAPLGIKITYRAFGKDRRMPITNGYR, encoded by the coding sequence ATGCGCGTTTGTAGAATTGCCATGGCTCAAATGAATCCGACGGTCGGAGACCTCTCGGGGAATGTTCGCCGCATCGTGACCTGGATTCGCCAAGCCCGCCAAGCGCAGGCCGACCTCGTGGCATTTCCTGAACTCGCCATCACCGGCTATCCTCCTGAAGACCTGCTCTTCAAGCCGCGCTTTATCGATGACACCGCGCGGGCTTTGCAAGCTGTTGCCGCCGAAGCCAGAGGGGTGGCGGTGATCGTCGGATACGTAGGCCGGGAAACGGTTACGGCCTCGGGTGGAGAGCATCCAACCTCGCTGCAAACCACCGGGCGCCATGATTTGTACAATGCCGCCGCCGTCCTCTGCGAGCGCCGGATCGCCGCGAGCTACGGCAAGCGGCACCTGCCCAATTACGGCGTGTTCGACGAAAGTCGCTATTTTCGTCCGGGGCAACGACTCCCCTTGTTGGTGCTGAACGGCACGACGATCGGCGTGAACATCTGCGAAGACATCTGGTTTCCGGAGGGCCCGACGAGGCTGCAGGCGGCGGCCGGTGCCGAGGTCATCATCAACATCAATGCCTCGCCCTTTCATATGGGCAAGGGGGTGATTCGGGAACAGATGTTGGCCACGCGAGCGCGGGACAATCGCGTGATCGTGACCTATACCAATACGGTCGGCGGACAGGATGAGTTGGTCTTCGACGGGGGAAGCTTGATTGTGGACCACAGTGGCGCCATCCTGGCCCGAGGGAAGGCCTTTCAGGAGGATCTGCTCATCGCGGACTTGGATGTCGCCGCCGTGGGGCGTGCTCGCTTAGCGGCCGGTCGCAAACGGAGCCTGCCGCCTCGCGTGGCATCGTTGATCGATCGCATCGAGTTGCGACTGCCGGCCAGGAAATCGCGTTCCATCATCGTTCCGGCCTTGGAGTCTCACCTGGACCGCGTGGATGAAGCCTACCGTGCGCTGGTCTTGGGCGTGCAGGATTATGTGCGCAAGAATGGGTTCAAGCGAGTCGTCATCGGTTTGAGCGGCGGAGTGGATTCCGCGCTGACGGCGGCCATCGCCGTGGATGCTCTCGGGGCGGACAACGTGTTGGGCGTGTTTATGCCGTCGCCCTATACCTCGCGGGCCAGTCGGGAGGATGTGGCCGACCTGGGCCGGCGTCTCCATATCCAAGTCGACACTCTCTCGATTACCTCGACCTTCAAGAGTTATCTGCGCACGTTAGCCAAGTCCTTCAAGGGCCATCGGCCAGACGCGACGGAGGAGAATTTGCAGGCCCGCATCCGGGGCAACCTTCTCATGGCCTATTCCAACAAGTTCGGCCACTTGGTCCTGACGACCGGCAACAAGAGCGAGATGAGCGTTGGGTATGCGACGCTGTATGGCGACATGGCCGGCGGGTTTGCGGTGATCAAGGATGTGCCGAAGACCATGGTCTACGAGCTGTCGCACCGACGGAACGCGCAGGGAGCGATCCCGGTGATTCCGAAACGCATTCTGGAACGGGCGCCCACGGCGGAATTGCGCCCGGATCAAAAGGATGAAGACAGCCTCCCGCCTTACGCAGTGCTGGATCCCATTCTGAAGGCTTACGTGGAGGAAGATCGTGGCCCGGAGGACATCGTGGCGATGGGGTTCGATCAAGCGACGGTCGCGCGAGTGATCGCGATGGTCGATCGGAGCGAATACAAGCGACGCCAAGCCCCGTTGGGTATCAAGATTACCTATCGGGCGTTTGGGAAGGATCGGCGTATGCCAATTACGAATGGGTATCGATAG